The Delphinus delphis chromosome 10, mDelDel1.2, whole genome shotgun sequence genome includes a region encoding these proteins:
- the AZI2 gene encoding 5-azacytidine-induced protein 2: MDALVEDDICILNHEKAHRRDTVTPVSIYSGDESVASHFALVTAYEDIKKRLKDSEKENSFLKKRIRVLEEKLIGARKDEETSSVGREQVNKAYHAYREVCIDRDNLKSKLDKMNKDNSESLKVLNEQLQSKEVELLQLRTEVETQQVIRNLNPPSSNWEVEKLSCDLKIHGLEQELELMRKECRDLKIELQKAKQTYPSQEDNLKSRDLQRLSISSDNMQSAYWELKREMSNLHLVTQVQAELLRKLKTPTAIKKACAPAGCMEDLGKDSTKLHLMNFTATYKRQAPLSPNSKTLCHATSSPLPGDAKVLSEKAALQSWTDHERSIPHDGTNFQEHNSYGRNSLEDNSWVFPSPPKSSETTFGETKNKPLPLPNLPPLHYLDQHNQNCHYKN, from the exons ATGGATGCACTGGTAGAAGATGATATCTGCATTCTGAATCATGAAAAAGCCCATAGGAGAGATACAGTGACTCCAGtctcaatatattcaggagatGAATCTGTTGCTTCACATTTTGCCCTTGTCACTGCATATGAAGACATCAAAAAACGACTTAAGGATTCAGAGAAAGAgaactctttcttaaaaaaaagaataagagtttTGGAAGAAAAG CTTATAGGAGCTCGAAAGGATGAAGAAACAAGTTCTGTGGGACGAGAACAAGTAAATAAGGCCTACCATGCATATCGAGAGGTTTGCATTGACAGAGATAATTTGAAGAGCAAATTGGATAAAATG AATAAAGACAACTCTGAATCTTTGAAAGTATTGAATGAGCAGCTACAATCTAAAGAAGTAGAACTCCTCCAGCTGAGGACAGAGGTGGAAACTCAGCAGG TGATAAGAAATTTAAATCCACCTTCATCCAACTGGGAGGTGGAAAAGTTGAGCTGTGACCTGAAGATCCATGGTTTGGAACAAGAACTGGAACTGATGAGGAAGGAATGTAGAGATCTCAAAATAGAGCTACAAAAAGCCAAACAAACG TATCCATCTCAGGAAGACAATCTGAAGAGCAGAGATCTCCAAAGACTAAGCATTTCAAG TGATAATATGCAAAGTGCATACTGGGAACTGAAGAGAGAAATGTCTAATTTACATCTGGTGACTCAAGTACAAGCTGAACTGCTAAGAAAGCTGAAAACCCCAACTGCAATCAAGAAAG cttgtgCCCCAGCAGGATGCATGGAAGACCTTGGGAAAGACAGCACAAAGCTGCACTTGATGAATTTTACTGCAACATACAAAAGACAGGCCCCTCTCTCACCAAACAGCAAAACTCTTTGTCATGCCACGTCTTCCCCTTTACCAGGAGATGCAAAGGTTTTATCAGAGAAAGCAGCTCTCCAGTCATGGACAGATCATGAGCGATCCATTCCTCACGATGGCACAAACTTTCAGGAACACAATTCTTATGGCAGAAATTCTCTGGAAGATAATTCTTGGGTATTCCCAAGCCCTCCTAAATCAAGTGAGACAACATTTggggaaactaaaaataaaccttTGCCTTTACCCAACCTGCCACCACTGCATTACTTGGATCAACATAATCAAAACTgccattataaaaattaa